A single genomic interval of Microbacterium sp. zg-Y1090 harbors:
- a CDS encoding NAD(P)H-hydrate epimerase: MTRVRAYTAAQVRAAEAPLLAAGEPLMDRAAAALAAVLRAELPPAGRVLVVAGRGDNGGDALLAGATLASAGVHVDVLLTADAAHPRGLAAARDAGARVVSLDEAVAGPDYALIVDGIVGIGSSADPTLRGGAREAVARLLPAVRAGRSRVVAVDIPSGVQPDDGTVGDDVVLPAAVTVTFGAVKAGLVCAEGARRAGRIVLVDLGLRLPEDEAVATGDVDLFDGAR, from the coding sequence ATGACCCGCGTACGCGCGTACACCGCCGCACAGGTGCGGGCTGCCGAAGCGCCGCTGCTCGCCGCCGGCGAACCGCTGATGGACCGAGCAGCCGCCGCCCTGGCCGCGGTGCTGCGGGCGGAGCTTCCCCCGGCGGGGCGGGTGCTCGTCGTCGCCGGCCGCGGGGACAACGGCGGCGATGCGCTGCTGGCCGGCGCGACGCTGGCGAGCGCGGGGGTGCACGTCGACGTGCTGCTGACGGCGGATGCCGCGCATCCGCGGGGCCTGGCCGCCGCGCGGGATGCCGGCGCGCGCGTGGTGAGCCTCGACGAAGCGGTGGCCGGGCCGGACTACGCCCTCATCGTGGACGGGATCGTGGGCATCGGCTCGTCCGCCGACCCCACCCTGCGTGGCGGAGCGCGAGAGGCGGTGGCGCGGCTGCTGCCTGCGGTGCGCGCCGGCCGCTCCCGCGTGGTCGCGGTCGACATCCCCAGCGGCGTTCAGCCCGACGACGGCACCGTCGGCGACGACGTCGTGCTGCCCGCAGCGGTGACCGTCACGTTCGGCGCCGTCAAGGCCGGACTCGTCTGCGCGGAGGGCGCGCGACGGGCGGGACGCATCGTGCTGGTCGACCTGGGGCTGCGCCTCCCCGAGGACGAAGCGGTCGCGACCGGCGACGTGGACCTCTTCGACGGCGCTCGCTGA
- a CDS encoding YihY/virulence factor BrkB family protein, with product MNLPRVIAWALSIKPVRALLLYLEHRGPVLADSVTYRTLFSVFAGVLLGFSVAGLWLAGNPAAFDALIDAVDSVIPGIVGDGGIIEDPRSVAVPVSFTVTGILSFVGLIGAAIGAVGTLRAAIRMIADRVTEDLMIVWVLLRNLALAIGIGLGLVAAAAITFLGTTGLAIVADWFGVSSSSALLEIGGRALTIVVVFVLDTAIVAASFRVLSGLRASARALWSGAVVGGIGLTVLQVLSGLFVGGASANPLLATFASLIALLLWFNLSAQVILIASAYIVTGVEEEADRVRARYGAQTFAQRRVRRAENAVVVASGELDAARDAEAEERRAAQEKAEKASEKVDA from the coding sequence ATGAACCTGCCGCGCGTCATCGCCTGGGCCCTCTCCATCAAGCCGGTGCGCGCGCTGCTGCTCTACCTCGAGCACCGTGGTCCGGTCCTCGCCGACAGCGTCACGTACCGCACCCTGTTCAGCGTCTTCGCCGGCGTGCTGCTCGGCTTCTCGGTGGCCGGCCTCTGGCTGGCGGGCAACCCCGCCGCCTTCGACGCGCTGATCGACGCCGTGGACAGCGTCATCCCCGGCATCGTCGGGGACGGAGGCATCATCGAGGACCCGCGGTCCGTCGCCGTGCCGGTGAGCTTCACCGTCACCGGCATCCTCTCCTTCGTCGGACTGATCGGTGCGGCCATCGGTGCGGTGGGCACGCTGCGCGCGGCGATCCGCATGATCGCCGACCGGGTCACCGAGGACCTCATGATCGTGTGGGTGCTGCTGCGCAACCTCGCCCTGGCGATCGGCATCGGGCTCGGCCTGGTCGCCGCCGCGGCCATCACGTTCCTCGGCACCACCGGGCTCGCGATCGTCGCCGACTGGTTCGGCGTCTCCTCGTCGTCGGCGCTGCTGGAGATCGGCGGTCGCGCGCTCACGATCGTCGTCGTCTTCGTCCTCGACACCGCCATCGTCGCCGCGTCCTTCCGTGTGCTTTCGGGTCTGCGTGCCTCCGCCAGGGCGCTGTGGAGCGGCGCCGTGGTGGGTGGAATCGGACTGACGGTGCTGCAGGTGCTGTCGGGACTGTTCGTCGGCGGGGCATCCGCCAACCCCCTGCTGGCGACGTTCGCCTCCCTCATCGCGCTGCTGCTGTGGTTCAACCTGTCGGCCCAGGTGATCCTCATCGCCAGCGCCTACATCGTCACCGGGGTGGAGGAGGAGGCCGACCGGGTGCGCGCTCGCTACGGGGCGCAGACGTTCGCGCAGCGGCGGGTGCGCCGCGCCGAGAACGCCGTCGTCGTCGCGTCCGGCGAACTCGACGCCGCCCGCGACGCCGAGGCGGAAGAGCGCCGCGCGGCGCAGGAGAAAGCCGAGAAGGCCAGCGAGAAGGTGGACGCATGA
- the pilM gene encoding type IV pilus assembly protein PilM, with the protein MAAVVALDLSRGGLRGVQIDAPYSARPKLTRFAAVEVPEGTVFDGEIIDQQRAVKAIKELWKVGGFTTKKVVFGVSNRKVVVREVTLPTLTGPRRAAGLRFAVEGQIPIDLDDAILDFLPMRDHHGDDGPHQEGLLVATVRSSLESTVNAIERSGRYVDAIDFAGFSLLRLLPGPLRGIHALVNVGASCTTVIIAAAASPQFVRIVPSGGDDITRSMERALGVSFAEAEQDKIARGLQGGATAPRDIEAETVLRENVANIIDSIRNTLNFWVNAHPDHPVASVVLTGGGSRLTGLAPVLTRALGVPTTYGDPFAGFTVSSKLRDSGLYDWGLELAAPLGVAVGAKTSTHVEDKAAAKARKSAEASARGTRPAATGPRSAASQGKAKAKTKGAHK; encoded by the coding sequence ATGGCAGCAGTAGTCGCGCTCGACCTCAGCAGAGGCGGGCTGCGCGGCGTGCAGATCGACGCGCCCTACAGTGCACGGCCGAAGCTCACCCGCTTCGCCGCGGTCGAGGTGCCCGAGGGAACGGTCTTCGACGGCGAGATCATCGACCAGCAGCGCGCCGTGAAGGCGATCAAGGAGCTGTGGAAGGTCGGCGGCTTCACGACCAAGAAGGTCGTGTTCGGCGTCAGCAACCGCAAGGTCGTGGTGCGCGAGGTGACGCTCCCGACCCTCACCGGGCCGCGCCGCGCGGCGGGTCTGCGGTTCGCCGTGGAGGGGCAGATCCCCATCGATCTGGACGACGCGATCCTCGACTTCCTGCCCATGCGCGACCACCACGGTGACGACGGCCCCCACCAGGAGGGTCTGCTCGTGGCGACGGTGCGCAGCAGCCTGGAGTCCACCGTCAACGCCATCGAGCGCTCCGGCCGGTATGTCGACGCGATCGACTTCGCCGGGTTCTCGCTGCTGCGCCTGCTGCCGGGACCGCTGCGCGGCATCCACGCCCTCGTCAACGTCGGCGCGTCGTGCACGACGGTGATCATCGCCGCGGCCGCCAGCCCGCAGTTCGTGCGCATCGTGCCCAGCGGGGGCGACGACATCACGCGCAGCATGGAGCGTGCGCTCGGGGTCAGCTTCGCCGAGGCCGAGCAGGACAAGATCGCCCGTGGGCTGCAGGGCGGCGCGACGGCACCGCGCGACATCGAGGCCGAGACCGTGCTGCGCGAGAACGTCGCCAACATCATCGACAGCATCCGCAACACCCTCAACTTCTGGGTCAACGCGCATCCCGATCACCCGGTCGCGAGCGTCGTGCTCACCGGCGGCGGCAGTCGGCTGACAGGCCTCGCCCCCGTGCTGACGAGGGCGCTGGGCGTCCCGACCACCTACGGCGACCCCTTCGCCGGGTTCACCGTCTCATCCAAGCTGCGCGATTCCGGCCTGTACGACTGGGGGCTCGAGCTCGCGGCGCCGTTGGGTGTCGCGGTCGGCGCGAAGACCAGCACGCACGTCGAGGACAAGGCCGCGGCGAAGGCACGCAAGAGCGCCGAGGCATCCGCGAGGGGCACGCGTCCCGCCGCCACCGGCCCGCGCAGCGCAGCATCGCAGGGCAAGGCGAAGGCCAAGACGAAAGGGGCGCACAAGTGA
- a CDS encoding prepilin peptidase yields the protein MTVDIRAAVALLDGEALPTALILLVAGVLGALIGSFLNVVIWRVPRGESIVRPGSACPQCGRAIAWYDNLPVVSYLVLRGRCRHCATHISARYPLVELGTGIAFAIVVWGALVGTYPAAILPLLLYWASIGIALALIDLDHHRLPNVITLPAYIVTAVLAVAASVLLGEYGRLLTAAAGFALLGGFYLLLAVAYRGGMGLGDVKLAGSLGLLLGWLGWPQLVVGGFSAFVIGGIVGVVLMVAGRAGRKSRLPFGPFMLLGSWVGVFAGPAIAGFYLSATGLA from the coding sequence ATGACCGTGGACATCCGCGCAGCGGTCGCTCTGCTCGACGGTGAGGCCCTCCCGACGGCGCTCATCCTGCTCGTCGCCGGCGTGCTGGGTGCCCTCATCGGCTCGTTCCTCAACGTCGTCATCTGGCGGGTGCCGCGCGGCGAGAGCATCGTGCGACCCGGCAGCGCCTGCCCGCAGTGCGGGCGAGCCATCGCCTGGTACGACAATCTGCCGGTCGTGTCGTACCTCGTGCTGCGCGGCCGGTGCCGCCACTGCGCGACGCACATCTCCGCGCGTTACCCGCTGGTCGAACTCGGCACGGGTATCGCGTTCGCGATCGTCGTCTGGGGAGCGCTCGTCGGAACGTACCCCGCGGCGATCCTGCCCCTCCTTCTCTACTGGGCGTCCATCGGCATCGCGCTGGCCCTCATCGACCTGGACCACCACCGGCTGCCGAACGTGATCACCCTGCCGGCCTACATCGTCACCGCGGTGCTCGCCGTCGCGGCATCCGTACTGCTCGGCGAGTACGGAAGGCTGCTGACCGCGGCCGCCGGCTTTGCGCTGCTGGGCGGTTTCTACCTGCTGCTCGCCGTCGCCTACCGCGGGGGCATGGGACTGGGTGACGTCAAGCTCGCCGGCTCGCTGGGATTGCTGCTCGGCTGGCTGGGGTGGCCGCAGCTGGTCGTCGGGGGATTCAGCGCCTTCGTCATCGGCGGCATCGTCGGCGTCGTGCTCATGGTCGCGGGCAGGGCAGGGCGCAAATCCCGCCTTCCGTTCGGGCCGTTCATGCTTCTCGGGTCGTGGGTCGGCGTCTTCGCCGGTCCGGCGATCGCCGGCTTCTATCTCAGTGCGACGGGACTCGCATGA